CGGCGACGGCGACGGCAGGTGCGGGCCTTCGACGCGATAGCGCTCCCCCACATGGTGGATCTTGTGGATCTTCGCGGGGTCGGCGAACCAGCCGGACTTGTCCTGCAGCAGGGCGTCGTCCTCCCACGAGCCCTCCCAGAGCTTGTAGACGACGTCGACGTACTCCTCGGCCCAGCGGTAGCGCTCCGCGTGGTCGGTGAGGCGGTCGAGCCCGAAGTTGCGGGCGCCGTTGTCCTGCACGCCCGTCACGATGTTCCACGCGACGCGGCCGCGCGAGAGGTGGTCGAGGGTCGACACCTGGCGCGCGAAGTGGAACGGATGCGACTGGGCGACGTTCGAGGTGAGCGCGAGCCCGATCTCGCTCGTCGACACCGCGAGCGCGCCGAGCAGCACGGTCGGGTCGTTGCTCGGGATCTGGAGCCCCTCGCGCACGTACACCGACCAGTCGCCGTCGGCGTCGCCGTAGAGGCCTGTGACGTCGGCGAAGAACATCGCGTCGAACTTGGCCGCCTCGAGCTGCCGGGCGAGGTCGATCCAGAGCCGCACGTCCGCGAACTCGTGCTGACGCGCATCCGGCCGGCGCCACTGGCCGTGGTGGATGTGCGACGCCGTGTTCATGACGAAGGCGTTGAAGCGCAGGGGCGTGGTCATGCGGGGTCTCCTGTCGAGGGGGTCTGGGCCGGTGCGGGCGCGTCGAGGCGCGCGAGCGCCCCGACGAGATCGCGGGTGTAGGGGTGCTGCGGTCGGTGGAAGATCGCGTCGGGATCGCCGTGCTCGACGACGAGGCCGTCTTTCATGACGAGGATGTCGTCGCTCATGTGGTGGATGACGCCGAGGTCGTGCGAGATGAACAGGTAGCTCACGCCGAGCGCATCCTGCAGGGCGACGAGCAGGTCGAGGATCTGCGCCTGCACCGAGACGTCGAGAGCCGACACCGCCTCGTCGAGCACGATGAGCTCGGGCTCCCCCGCGAGCGCCCGGGCGATCGCGACGCGCTGCCGCTGCCCGCCGGAGAGCGTGAGGGGCGACCTGCCGAGCACGGCATCCGGGAGCGCCACGAGGCGCAGAAGCTCGCGGATGCGGGCGTCGCGCGCCGCCGGGCGCTGCGCGGTGCCGAGGGCGTCGCGCAGGATCTGCTCGACCGTCCAGCGCGGGTCGAACGAGCTCAGGGGGTCCTGCGCCACGACGGACACCCGGCGGCGTCCGGGCCGACGGCGGGACTCGCGGATGCCGGACCACGGCTTCCCCGCGATCCGCACCTCCCCCGCATCCGGCTGCTCGAGCGCGAGCACGAGACGGGCGGTCGTCGACTTGCCGGAGCCGGACTCGCCGACGATGCCGACGGTACGGCCGTGCTCGATCGTGAACGAGACGCCCCCGACGGCGGTGCTGCGGCCCCCGCCCGGCACGGGGTAGCTCTTGCGGAGACCGACCGCCTCGACGAGCGGGGAGGCGTCGTCATGCGGAGGCCGGTGACGCGCCGGGAACGCGGGCAGCTCGAAGTGCGGGGCGAGGCGCGTGTCGCGCGTGTGCCCGCCGGGCACGGCCGCGATGAGGTCGCGCGTGTACGGGTGCTGCGGATCGCCGAGCACCCGCGCGGCCTCCCCCTGCTCGACGACCTCGCCGGCCCGCATCACGAGGATGTCGTCGGCGAGGTGCGCGACGACCGAGAGGTCGTGCGAGATGAGCACGAGCGAGACGCCGCGCTGTTTCATCGCGGCGAGCTGCGCGAGCACCTGCGCCTGCACCGACACGTCGAGGGCGGTCGTCGGCTCGTCGGCGATGACGATCTCGGGCTCGAGCGCGATCGCCGAGGCGATGAGCGCCCGCTGCCGCAGCCCGCCCGAGAGCTCGCCGGGTCGCTGCCGCGCCCGGCGCTCGGGCTCGGGCACGCCCACGGCCTCGAGCAGGTCGACGACGCGGGCTCGTCGCGCGCGACGGTCGCCCCAGCCGTGCAGCCGCAGCGCCTCCGCGATCTCGGCGCCGACCGGGCGCAGCGGGTCGAGCGACACGAGCGCGTCCTGCAGCACGACGCCGATCCGGCGTCCCCGGATGCCGCGCCAGCGACGCTCGCGGAAGCCGCGCAGGTCCTCGCCGTCGAGCGAGAGCTCCTCGGCCTCGACGACGGCGCCGCGGCCCGTGAGCCCCACGAGCGTGCGCGCGGTGACGGACTTGCCCGAGCCGGACTCCCCCACGATCGCGAGGCAGCGTCCGGCGTGCAGCTCGAACGACACGTCGCTCACGACGCGACGTTCGCCCGAGGGTGTCGCGAAGCCGACCGACAGGCCGCGTGCCCGGATGCGGGGCTCGCCCCGCCGTCCGGACGCGCGCTCCGCGAGCGCGGCCGGAGTGGGCTCGGTGGTGAGCGTCATGACCTGTCTCCCTTCTCGAGAGCCGTACGGAGGTGACCGCCGAGGCTCGTCGCCGCGAGTGCGAGCGCCACGATCACGAGCCCCGGGATGACGACGAGCCACGGCGCACGCGTGATGTACGCGCGGCCCGCATCGAGCAGGGCACCCCATTCCGACGAGGGCGGCGCGACGCCGAGTCCGAGGAAGGCGAGGCTCGACGCCCACACGATCGACTGGCCGACCGAGAGCGCGAAGATCGCGACGAGAGGCCGCAGCGCGTTCGGCAGGATCTGCCGCAGCACGATCCGCCACCGCGGGTGACCGAGCGCGACGGCCGCCTCGACGTAGCCCGAGGTGCGTGCGGCGAGCACCTGGCCGCGCACGATGCGCGCGTATCCGGGGGCCGTGCCGATGCCGACCGCGAGCACCTGGGTCCAGGCGGAGGGGCCGAGGATCGCCACGAGCAGCAGCGCGAGCAGGAGCGCCGGGAAGGCGAACGCGACCTCGAGCACGAAGCCGACGGCCCCCGAGAGCACACGCCCGCCGAGCGCGCCGGCCGTGCCGAGCACGATCGCGAGGCTCAGGCTCACGGTCGCGGCCCCCGCGCCGATGAGCAGCGACTCGCGCGCGCCCCACACGACGCGGCTGTAGAGGTCGCGGCCCGCCTCGTCGGTGCCGAACCAGTGCGCGAGGCTCGGCGACTGCAGCGCCGCCGCGAAGTCGTTGGCCGTCGGAGAGTGCGTCGAGAGGATCGCGGGCCAGACCGCCGCGACGAGCAGGAACGCGATGAGCGCGAGCGACGCCACGAGGCTCGGCGCGGGCCTGCGGCGAGCGCGGACCACGGATGCCGGCGCAGGCAGCGCGGGCGGCGCGGAGGGGGCGGGCGCGAGGCGGGTCATGCGATCCTCACTCTCGGGTCGACGACGGTGTAGAGCACGTCGACGACGAGGTTCGCGACGACGTAGACGGCGGCGATGAGCACGACGATGCCCGTCACGACGGGGATGTCCTGCGAGCTCACGGCGGTCACGAGCACCCGTCCGATGCCGGGTCGGTTGAAGATGCTCTCCACGACCACGGCGCCCGAGATCGTGGCGCCGAGCGCCCAGCCGCTGAGCGTCACCGCGGGCAGCACGGCGTGACGGAGGACGTGCCGGAGCCGCAGCTCCGTCTCGCCCATGCCCCGCATCCGCGCCGACACGACGAAGGGCTGCTCGAGCGCGCGCTCGAACTCGGTGCGCGTCGCCTGGCCCATGGAGCCCGCGAGCGGGATCGCGAGCGTGAGCGCGGGCAGCGCGAGCGCCTCGATGCCGCCACCGCCCATGACGGGCGCCCAGTGCAGCGTGAGGGCGAACACGAGCAGCAGCACGGTGCCGAGCCAGTACGGCGGCAGGCCCGCCGCGACGGTGTCGACCGTCTGACCGAGGCCCCGCACACGCGGGCCGCGGCCGGCGGTCAGCACGACCCAGACGACCATGAGCAGCCACGCGAGCGCGATCGCCGTGAGCGTGAGCACGAGGGTCGCCCCGAGCTGCTCGCCGATGATGTCCCACACGGGACGGAACTGCTGGTACGAGGAGCCGAGGTCGCCGCGCGCGAGCCCCGCGAGGTAGTCGAGGTACTGCCGCACGAGCGGCCGGTCGAGGCCGAACTGGGCGATGATCGGCGCGAGCTCCTCGGGCGTGCGCGCCACCGCCTGGCCGCTGCGGATGTTGAGGATCGTCGTGGCGCGGTCGCCCGGGAGCGCCGTCTGCGCGAGGAAGGCTGCGGTCGCGGCGCCCACGAGCACGGCGACGGCCGACACGACCCGGAGGCCGATCGTGCGGAGGCGGGCGGTCCCGGTGCGGGGCGGGGCGGCATCCGGTGCCGCCTCGCCCCGCTCGAGGACCTCAGCCGAGGAGGTACGCGTCATGGAAGACCGGCCCTCCCTGCGAGTGCTCCTGCCAGACGTTCTTGAGCTTCCCGCCCACCGCGAGCGTCGACAGCCGGTCGTACACGCCGATCGCGAGCGCGTGATCCGCGATGTACTCCTGTGCCCGCTCGTACGCGGCGTGCTGCGTCTCGAGGTCGGGGGCCGAGTTGCCCTCGAGGATGAAGGCCTCGAGCGTCGCGTCGTCGTAGAAGGCCTGGTTCCAGTAGTTGGGGTGGCCGTCGGTGCTCTGGCGCCAGTTGACGTAGAGGATGCCCGCCGTCACGGCCGTCCAGTACCCGACCGAGATGTCCTTCTCCTCCGAGGTCGAGTACGCCCCCGCGAATAGCTCGCTCTGCGGCACCGGGATGAGGTCGACATCGAAGCCGACCTTCGTCGCCTGCTCCTGAAGCGCCTGCAGGATCGCGGCGCCGTCCGCGTTGATGATCGAGCCCGCGCCGTAGGGCAGCACGACCGTGAGCCGCTCGCCGTCCTTCGTGCGCGTGCCGTCGTCGTCGCGGCCCGTCCAGCCCGCCTCGTCGAGCAGCGCATCCGCCTTCTCGGGGTCGTAGGAGTAGCGATCCGCCGCCTTCTGGCTGTACTCGGGCGTCGACCGGCTCACGCCGCCGTTGCCCTCGAACGGGATGAGGCCCTGTCCGATCGTCTCGACCGCCGACTCGCGGTCGAGACTGTAGGCGAACGCCTGACGCACCTTCTCGTCGGCGAAGACGCCGCGGGAGGCGTTGAACGTGAGCTGCTGCGGGCGACCCGGGGTGACGTACTTCTCGAGTTCGTAGCCTTCGTCGCCGAGCGGCTTCCACTCGACCGCGGGCACGTCGTAGACGGCGTGCACCTCACCGCTGCGGAGCGCCGCGACGCGCGTCGTGGCATCCGCGACGAACTTCCACTGCACCGTCTCGACGATCGCCGGCCCCTCGTGCTTCGCGTTCGCGGGCCACGAGGTGTAGTCGGGGTTGCGCGTCAGCACGATCTGCGAGCCGCGGTCCCACGACGCGACCGTGAACGCGCCCGTACCGATCGGGGCCTCGCAGTTCTCCTCGTCGCTGCGGTTCTCGAGCGCCTTCTGCGACTGGATGCCGAAGTACCCCTGCGTGATCGTCTCGGCGAGTCGCGGGTAGGGCCGCGACAGGTGAACGACGAGCGTCAGTTCGTCGACGGGCTCAGCCGACTCGTAG
The Protaetiibacter sp. SSC-01 genome window above contains:
- a CDS encoding ABC transporter ATP-binding protein; its protein translation is MTLTTEPTPAALAERASGRRGEPRIRARGLSVGFATPSGERRVVSDVSFELHAGRCLAIVGESGSGKSVTARTLVGLTGRGAVVEAEELSLDGEDLRGFRERRWRGIRGRRIGVVLQDALVSLDPLRPVGAEIAEALRLHGWGDRRARRARVVDLLEAVGVPEPERRARQRPGELSGGLRQRALIASAIALEPEIVIADEPTTALDVSVQAQVLAQLAAMKQRGVSLVLISHDLSVVAHLADDILVMRAGEVVEQGEAARVLGDPQHPYTRDLIAAVPGGHTRDTRLAPHFELPAFPARHRPPHDDASPLVEAVGLRKSYPVPGGGRSTAVGGVSFTIEHGRTVGIVGESGSGKSTTARLVLALEQPDAGEVRIAGKPWSGIRESRRRPGRRRVSVVAQDPLSSFDPRWTVEQILRDALGTAQRPAARDARIRELLRLVALPDAVLGRSPLTLSGGQRQRVAIARALAGEPELIVLDEAVSALDVSVQAQILDLLVALQDALGVSYLFISHDLGVIHHMSDDILVMKDGLVVEHGDPDAIFHRPQHPYTRDLVGALARLDAPAPAQTPSTGDPA
- a CDS encoding ABC transporter permease, yielding MTRLAPAPSAPPALPAPASVVRARRRPAPSLVASLALIAFLLVAAVWPAILSTHSPTANDFAAALQSPSLAHWFGTDEAGRDLYSRVVWGARESLLIGAGAATVSLSLAIVLGTAGALGGRVLSGAVGFVLEVAFAFPALLLALLLVAILGPSAWTQVLAVGIGTAPGYARIVRGQVLAARTSGYVEAAVALGHPRWRIVLRQILPNALRPLVAIFALSVGQSIVWASSLAFLGLGVAPPSSEWGALLDAGRAYITRAPWLVVIPGLVIVALALAATSLGGHLRTALEKGDRS
- a CDS encoding ABC transporter permease, with the protein product MTRTSSAEVLERGEAAPDAAPPRTGTARLRTIGLRVVSAVAVLVGAATAAFLAQTALPGDRATTILNIRSGQAVARTPEELAPIIAQFGLDRPLVRQYLDYLAGLARGDLGSSYQQFRPVWDIIGEQLGATLVLTLTAIALAWLLMVVWVVLTAGRGPRVRGLGQTVDTVAAGLPPYWLGTVLLLVFALTLHWAPVMGGGGIEALALPALTLAIPLAGSMGQATRTEFERALEQPFVVSARMRGMGETELRLRHVLRHAVLPAVTLSGWALGATISGAVVVESIFNRPGIGRVLVTAVSSQDIPVVTGIVVLIAAVYVVANLVVDVLYTVVDPRVRIA
- a CDS encoding ABC transporter substrate-binding protein encodes the protein MISTARPVRPLLAFAAGGTLLALVGCAPASASGGGEPLEGGTIVYAHQQEPACVFGGWIEQAYLSYQVLDSLLSLDEDGTAVPWLAESFDTSDDGLDWTFRLKEGVEFTDGTPLTAEVVAYNFDYWIAGGNSTAQVWLDGYYESAEPVDELTLVVHLSRPYPRLAETITQGYFGIQSQKALENRSDEENCEAPIGTGAFTVASWDRGSQIVLTRNPDYTSWPANAKHEGPAIVETVQWKFVADATTRVAALRSGEVHAVYDVPAVEWKPLGDEGYELEKYVTPGRPQQLTFNASRGVFADEKVRQAFAYSLDRESAVETIGQGLIPFEGNGGVSRSTPEYSQKAADRYSYDPEKADALLDEAGWTGRDDDGTRTKDGERLTVVLPYGAGSIINADGAAILQALQEQATKVGFDVDLIPVPQSELFAGAYSTSEEKDISVGYWTAVTAGILYVNWRQSTDGHPNYWNQAFYDDATLEAFILEGNSAPDLETQHAAYERAQEYIADHALAIGVYDRLSTLAVGGKLKNVWQEHSQGGPVFHDAYLLG